The DNA sequence aaagcttggcatcttaaataaggttaagcgatatttcacgcctgaacagcttcttacgctgTACAAAGCTCAAgtccgatcgtgcatggaatattgcagtcacttgtgggatggctcagctaaatatcaactcgtcaactggactcagtggaacgcagagccaagcggctaatcggtaatgccagtttggtgaaatctcttcacactctggctcaccgaagaaaggttgccagtctaacggtcttttacaggttgtactttggggagtgtgccctggagctgcacgagctcatacccccatctcctttcttctaTCGGACTTTCAGACAtaccgcaggctttcatccctacctgattgatatacctttcatacgtacaaagcgcttcgaatctttttttttaatgcgcacagccaaggaatggaattccctaccggcgtctgtatttccgagttcatacaacccgaacatgtttaaagcgcgagtgaacaggcttcttctggacGAACTCGCTCCAcctcttcgacctcgtctgtgctctagagctagactgaggtcaagagtaagcccataacataattaaaaaaaaaagctccgCCACTGGTCAGTGAGTCACTAATTTctaaactacaaaataaaattgactatatttaaaaaaaaaaaaaaaaaaaaaatatatatatatatatatatatatatatatatatatatatatatatatatatataaataaaattaaattatttttgctttaCCATAACAATATTCCCctaaattttttagtaatttcataaaatttttaaaagtgaaaatcTAACTTACGTTTTAGCACTAGCTTCAACAAACATTAATCCATTCTCATCTGCGAATTGTTTAGCTTCCTCGTATGTGACATCTCTTTGGCCATCTAAGTCAGACTTATTACCAATTAGAAATATCACTGTGCTAGGATTCGTCAGATTGCGAGTATCTGTGAGCCAGCTACTTAGGTGATTATATGTGGACCTGTAACAATTTAATAAGTATTGACTACTGAAAGCAGTGAAACAATTTAACACATGAAGCATGTTTGCAGCTTGGTTCCCAAGAAAGAATTCACTGATTAGCAGTGGCTATGcatgttttttattgtaaatttaattgagatggACCAATAGgatatattgttttatgttttcaacaatttttagtaaattaatcacacaaaaaaaaataaataaataaatatcttaatcaCACACagggtcatctgttcctaaattaagcaacttaatgcttgtgttataggtaacagccaactggtagagagatatatttttttaatagacatacaaataatatatatgtaaagaaaataCTACACTCATATACTAGTTTCGTGGTTTTCTTAAGTTTGAACCTTTTTGTTAATCTATTGTCAAGACAATAATGTAGTCTGTAGTGATGacggatatatttttatattctgatTGTAAGAAATTCTGTTTCAGTAAGggctatgttttttttttcaaatattttgatataatgtaGTTCAAATGCTAAACATTGTAAGaacgtaataatataaataaatttcttgttttaCAAAAACCGCAAATATCGTCTTTATTTTAAGACTTCTAACAAAAAGTTacagaaaaagtataattactGTATTGctatacatcatcatcatcattacagcctatacagtccactgctggacataggcctccacaagtttacgccaaaaataacgtgaacacatgagttcacgtattgctatacaaataaataaaattggagtgtctgtttaaaatattaataacctctttttacttaatgcatatgttATACACGGTaccacatataccaaaataacattttttacaatttttgtttgtctgtctgtctgttttggctaatctctgaaacggctggactgattctgacgggactttcactagcagataactgatgtagtaaggactaacttaggctacttttattttacaaatttatttatattatagctcTGTGaaccaataacttttttgttaaattccacgcggactaagtcgcgggtgcagctagtatataaataaatatatatattacacccagactcggagtgggaatcgaacccacaacctacAAACTAACAAACTACATCAACGAGCTAGTCATTCAGTCATTACTCCTTCTTTTCAAGGTTTCTCAAGTTGTAACAAGGCAGATGTTAAAAAACGTAATTAAAGCATTCacggtataaatatttatatacatctatacaaataaaaaaaaattggagtgtctgtttgtaatattaaaataaccgcatttTACTAAATGAACATTATGGATTTATactcggtacatataccaaaataacattttttacaatttttgtctgtctgtttgttccagctaatttTTGGaatggctggatcgattttgacgggaatttcactagcaaatagcttatgtaataaggattaacttaggctactttaactCTGCGAACCCGGGAAGAGAGggttcccgtgagtgtcgtaataggcgactaagggataacacagttccactaccgccttggaacttataaatatgaccgatggctggataaccatccaactgctggcttttaaatacacaggccgaagacaggcagtaacgtcttcggtgcgacaaagccagccctgcggtcacatgcctgcatgcccagcgtggtgactatgggtaaagcacatgagttcacgccatttttggcgtgtacttgtggaggcctatgtccagcagtggactgtgataggctgaaatgattatTATGATGGCGATGATAACTCtccgaactgaacaataacttttttgttaaattccacgtggacaaagtcacgggcacagctagttatgctaactttttactgggtataccttttttgatgattcttcttttaatcgaaagctgatgcttgtcttgtagtcccatttaaatttaatcaagatctgatacttactttttgaataatcgcAGATTGACTAATTGACTTtgttgatttgattgatttgacTTTGTTATATCcctcgtcaatgtaattgaagtgggttttttttttcgtttgggagcaaacacaattatttatataattattttgtatgaaatgttATGTATTTTAGGTAAGTGGCTttctttaaactaaaataataataattgtgtatgtAGTAAACGaagaaactaatttatttacatctatCTACAAGTATGGTAGAAAATACATtgttagggataactcaaaaactactcatcagatctaaaccaaatttaaatgtgaccacaaaagcaccagcttttgaataataaaaagttatcaaGTAACTTACATATGAAACAAAATACTGTCAAATGGAGGAGCTCCTTCATTACAGTAGATATGTATTTAGACATTTTATTAGAATGTGATTAATGTTCCTTACATTGATTTATTATCCGCATTTTAATTATCCAAAACGTTTAAAAGAGGCATTAGACATCTGACTAGGAGCCGATCAGTGTGAACCCATTTTGTGCATgtataaaaaatcaatgtaACAATTTACCTTCTTGTTATATCATAAACCATTAAAGCACCAGCTGCTCCTCTATAGTAGGAACGAGTAACAGCTCTGAATCTTTCTTGTCCAGCTGTATCCCAAATCtgcagttttattttttgaccAGCAACTTCAATTATCCTAGTGCCAAACTCTACACCAATAGTGTGAGGGCAATCAGCCATAACTGtaacacaatataaaataagaataatgcTTTCTCATTACTGTTATAAGTATAAATTCTAAACtacaaacttattaaaaataaaatacatttgcaAAATATGTTAAGAAATTATTGTATCAAAAATGTGAACTTACACTTTTTTTCTGTGAATTGATGTAACAGGCAAGATTTACCCACCCCCATATCACCAatgattatgtatttaaaaatatatgagtaATTGTAAGGTCCAGAAGTCATTTTTCTGAAACAAATAAAGCAACATAGATATTAAGTTGCTATTGCTATTGGATAGTTAGTGTAAATTTAgacaaaataaagttataatttaatttgtctgAATCATCGTCAGCAAAATGAACTAAGTTCAACATACATGCAATCTGTAAACAATGGATACTTCTTTATTATTTGGTAATACGTCGACGTTTTGATAATGGTAATAGTAATTAACGTTACAGTAAGATTTCGTAACTATCATCTTATTTCGGATTGTTATACGCAGCATTTTGAAACAAGAAGCTGGTGCTGAcgattatacttttatataaataaaggcATACACACTATGTTTTGCACACTTAATCAAGTAATATTATACACATAGTTTAGCATGTTAATAAGAAAAATGACTACTtacaaatttgtatattttatcaaaaattttaaaaactcgaTTATACCTTTTTGTTTAGGTTTACTTTTCTCTTGATCCGAATCTCTTTAGTCAATTAGTCACAATGTAGATAATATATACAGCCACCATTACATACTAGAACATGTATTGTATAGAGCAGGCTCaggacctaccccaccccagccagcaaaataatgatatttgtaataaaaaaaatactaactgatagattttgaattgctcaattcaactacgttgtccttttaaattgctcacctcaaattatataatttaaaatcaaaatttaaaaaaaaaaatcaaatattttcaaactcctatatcttttgatgtatacgatattttaaattgctcaaagtgttaaaaaactgctcaagttgcatttataattgctcaagtatagtttggaacagatccactttccttaatttttaaataaatataaatagtttgaacaaataaaatattgatacttgtaaaaaaaaaatactaatcgatacattttcaatagctcaattcgactacgttgtccttttaaattgctcacctcaaattatttaattataaattaaaaaagtcgttgaaaaatattcttttatcaatattttcaaactcctatatcttttgatgtatacaatattttaaattgctcaacgtgttaaaaccctgctcaagttgcatttataattgctcaagtacagatttgaacagctccactttccttaatttttaaataaatatttaaagttggaacaaatttaacgtttatatcgataaagaaAGCGCttcagatgcgcatagacaatgatgggaagccaaaaaaattgcggatattcgtaataaaaagatgctaatcgttcgattttcaatagctcaattcaactacgttgtccttttaaattgctcaccttaaattattttataaaaaatcaaaaaagtcgttgaaaaatattcatttatcaataatttcaaattcctatatcttttgatgtatacaatattttaaattgctcaaagtgttaaaaaactgcctAAGTTGcgtttataattgctcaagtatagtttggatcagatccactttccttaatttttaaataaatataaatagtttgaacaaataaaataataatatttgtaaaaaaaaaatactaatcgatagatttttaatagctcaattcaactacgttgtccttttaaattgctcaccttcaactatttaattaaaaatcaataaagtcgttgaaaaatattcatttatcaataatttcaaattcctatatcttttgatgtacctatacaatattttaaattgctcaaagtgttaaagagctgctcaagttgcatttataattgctcaagtacagtttggagcagctccactttccttaatttctaaataaatatatataattcgaacaaatttaacgtttatatcataagacaggtgaGCGCTGCGCATACGCATACATACGCattctatattaatttatgtttatgtttaattatgcatttttttctcattaggtGTCTTCccattaaaatatcaaatacgtTTGAAAATTAATGGAGGAGGGGGGCGACCTACCTTTGCTAAGCGGTCGAATAGAAAGAGACGTTTGCAGTtaactaatttttgaagtatttaaattattattatattattatgtatttaggcATTTATAAAGCACGAACAAAACAAttagttttgttaaattttttcacGCGCTTTGAAAGCTTACTTTTTGTACTCTTAAAGCTTTGTTGAAAATCTTTTTTGAATATttcagaaattattattatataaaaaaaaacatgtaagaataatttctgaaatattcaataattatcaataaatgattatatataaagatatataggtataatgaTTTATTTCAGTGTACATATAGCTGTTAAAGCACAACGATATCaatctataattttaatatacctattatatctgaaaatgtatctttaaaaataacattttaatagctTATAACTagattataaatgaaatataaaatttttaaatgtatttattgttttgaaatataattataaaatttaatttttatttggctGAATGTTATATGACTATAGGTTAAAATCAATCATTAAAAAAGTAGGTATTCGCAGTCTCAACTCTCAAGTCGCAAAGGGAAACAAAATGGACGGAGTGTAGTGCTTATGATAGTAATGTTCTAATTATTGTGAGATAGTTGCAATTTGGTTGCTTGGAATCTCATcacttgataaataataaatattacttaaactAAAATTGAAAACTTCGCATAGACTTTACATTAGACGTCTTAAGTCAGCGTTTGGTTCTTTGAAATATGGTATCCATTTTGTGATCAATCGTATTGTGTGGCGCTTACAGTAAGTAACTTGTTatgaaatatcattttatatttcactttttacctgtattctttttaaaaacttaatggTTGATCATATTAttgaatgtatatatgtatatattatgatatgaGCAAGTATTATACTATTGTGAGGTATATATTATGCTGCGGTTAGTTAAGTGCAACATTGCAATTTTCTAGACGCTAGAAACATGGTGTTTTACAAAGTGATAAGCGGTTAAgcacttatttttattagtttaggtatttatgctatttttatttacatccaTATGAAGTTCGTAAGTTGAAGTagtattgttttgtaattatatagTAGCAAGTGAAACCTAAATATAGGAGAACATAGAAGATATGCTATTTTCTTCTGCTGTATAACTGAACGGGAGAAGTTGTAACGCTTTATGTATTCTTATCACCATAAGCGTATAGCTTTTCCCCTTGGTTGTACAAGCGAAACGACTGAAAGAAGATGTTGAAAATATAGGAAACAAGAGGATATAGTTTAAACATTTgacataatatcaaaaatatatatgttataaataaaaacttagatTTTATGTGTCATAACAGTGTCaatactattaaaatacaattttaatatttaaactataatttattgtataaatttataataattacgttgtttatgtatctattgttgctaataaaattacatttcatCAGTTAAATGGAGAAATGACATTTCTCAAAATTTTCTATAAGTAAGGTCTGtttacaacattatttttatatggataAAAAACCTCTGAGGTCATCACCATATTGATTCTAGGAAAACATTGCTCtgccatttttataaatatttttattttttgaaataacaaCAATCTTAAtctttatgtaaatacttttaaaactatatataaacgcttacatgtaaatattaaaattaaagaaaaattaattttaataaaagtaaatacttataataataagtaatattataataatactttttgattaatctcaCTTCTCTATTTAACCGACAATTTGCGTAAGTAATCCACCAAGTAGAGTTGTCTATCAGTAATATGTATTatcacggtcaccaacccgcctgcccagcgtggtgactatgggcaaaacacatgagttcacgttatttttggcgtcaacttgtggaggcctatgtccagcagtggactgtataggctgtaatgatgaatatgtattattatgtaatcaAACTTTTTGAGTGATAGCacaatagtagtttatgcaactgtcatatgaagggtattaaaacacgagtgtgagtttatgaaacgagcgcagcgagtttcataatagtaacgagtgttttaatacccgtgttatatgcagttgcatacactactttatcttcactaatgcaattaatcaaacaacaagagtaaaagctgacaatagtttatttataataattgttcaaattttggatggtataattttgaaagttagtgttaattattgatccagcagctgtagcggtcgcagggcaagcagtagagctcgtagacggagtcggaataagttattatattctttttcatataattttctagatttttctggcaaaagattgtgagttaattttgttgccaattatagaatatccggaggcgtacaaatatcatcgtcgctatccatttttaacttttaatttattaaattaaattcacgcgtacgtgtattgtcacagtgattttgccgccattaaaatctaaccaatgagagcgcagctgcgcgcatgcgcgctatgttataatgagattttacgatatcgatgtggatattataccatcatgtgaaattgcttaaattgagtgttttgttgtctgcgctataacagtagtaattataagtcaagtattggaaacataagtagaatgttacaacattagtgtagataaataaagtaatgtaaTACCTAGTAATGATtttaagtttactttaaattgtTGTATGTCatggtaatatatataataataagtaagaaATAGGGGCAATTTTCATGATGCCTGTgcattatgattattattaggtaatttttttttaatatttttatttaaaagattgcTGTGACATACATTGCAAAacaattgttattttgtaattagataattattttgttggaTTATATTaggttgtttttaattatagattCTATTTTACTAGTTTAATTTCAccactattagttttaattcatCTGCcccatcactcatcatcatcatcattatcatcatcatcattatcatcatcatcatcatcatcatcacttcagcctattgcagtccactactggacataggcctccaaaagtttgcgccaaaaatggcgtgaattcatgtgtgttccccatagtcaccacgcagagcagg is a window from the Melitaea cinxia chromosome 3, ilMelCinx1.1, whole genome shotgun sequence genome containing:
- the LOC123669414 gene encoding ras-related protein Rab-14; the protein is MTSGPYNYSYIFKYIIIGDMGVGKSCLLHQFTEKKFMADCPHTIGVEFGTRIIEVAGQKIKLQIWDTAGQERFRAVTRSYYRGAAGALMVYDITRRSTYNHLSSWLTDTRNLTNPSTVIFLIGNKSDLDGQRDVTYEEAKQFADENGLMFVEASAKTGQNVEEAFLETAKKIYQSIQDGRLDLNAAESGVQHKPASPGRPLAAPPAARDHCAC